The Bremerella cremea genome window below encodes:
- a CDS encoding helix-turn-helix transcriptional regulator produces the protein MAAPPRKKKPVSTVPKTRASPSRSVATKSLPPEKANTARWTFLTNHSHVLVILSRNPSMVLREVAIKVGITERAVQRIIADLEEAGVIRKEKVGRQNHYLINADQPLRHPIESHKMISDLLELLSENEESNS, from the coding sequence ATGGCGGCACCTCCCAGAAAAAAAAAGCCTGTTAGTACGGTACCGAAGACAAGAGCGTCCCCTTCCCGAAGCGTCGCAACGAAATCTCTCCCTCCAGAGAAAGCGAACACGGCACGGTGGACATTCCTGACGAACCACTCCCATGTGTTGGTCATTTTATCGCGAAATCCGAGCATGGTCCTCCGAGAGGTTGCAATCAAAGTCGGGATAACAGAGCGCGCAGTCCAGCGAATAATTGCCGATCTAGAGGAAGCAGGCGTAATTCGTAAAGAAAAGGTAGGACGTCAAAACCATTACCTGATCAACGCGGATCAACCTCTTCGACACCCGATCGAATCGCACAAGATGATCAGTGATCTTCTTGAACTGCTTAGCGAGAACGAAGAAAGCAATTCGTGA
- a CDS encoding DNA methyltransferase, translating into MSLVRGTKRVHAAQKTVKLISEVCRCTRHQENPKVLDPFAGSWTTLLAARRQGIQAVGVE; encoded by the coding sequence GTGTCACTCGTCAGGGGAACCAAGCGAGTTCACGCAGCCCAAAAAACAGTCAAACTCATCAGCGAAGTCTGCCGCTGCACCAGGCACCAAGAAAACCCTAAGGTCCTCGATCCATTCGCCGGAAGCTGGACGACCTTGCTGGCAGCACGCCGTCAAGGCATTCAGGCGGTCGGGGTGGAGTAG
- a CDS encoding recombinase family protein, whose product MPDEPGKRFNSSSVRRIITSPVYAGDIVSGRHQWGVFVASSTTERRFAKAPDQYEAEHAPVLAT is encoded by the coding sequence TTGCCAGATGAACCTGGCAAGCGTTTCAACAGTTCAAGCGTGCGGCGAATTATCACCAGCCCTGTTTATGCCGGGGATATCGTTTCCGGGCGACATCAATGGGGCGTTTTCGTAGCTTCTTCGACGACGGAGCGTCGGTTTGCGAAAGCGCCCGATCAATACGAAGCCGAACACGCCCCGGTATTAGCGACGTAG
- a CDS encoding iron-sulfur cluster assembly scaffold protein has protein sequence MSDLEWLLTHSRHPYHRGSIEQPCQTGDIASRTCADRVSLQVVVDGPVIQQIWHNAVGCMVCQASISYLCEMFEGLTIDEVQSQTEVDYLEELGTLTPLRQQRALQSFRCLKQILESSATKAS, from the coding sequence ATGTCTGATTTGGAATGGTTACTGACGCACTCCCGACATCCTTATCATCGAGGAAGCATCGAGCAGCCGTGTCAAACCGGCGACATCGCAAGCCGAACCTGTGCCGATCGTGTTTCGCTGCAAGTGGTAGTCGATGGCCCGGTGATACAGCAGATCTGGCATAACGCCGTCGGCTGCATGGTTTGCCAGGCTTCGATCTCTTATCTCTGCGAAATGTTTGAGGGGCTAACGATTGATGAGGTGCAAAGCCAAACCGAAGTGGACTACCTGGAGGAACTCGGTACGCTGACGCCGCTGCGGCAACAGCGTGCCCTACAATCCTTCCGCTGCCTCAAGCAGATTCTGGAAAGCAGTGCCACTAAGGCAAGCTGA